The following are from one region of the Streptomyces tuirus genome:
- a CDS encoding IS5 family transposase: MPKRRPYPSDLSDARWELIEPVLAAWRFERRGRALDFGRPPEHDLRDIMDAILYVDRTGVQWRYLPHDFPHWNTVYGYFARWQQEGVFAQLNGLLRQLLRQKEGREAEPSACVIDAQSVKTSTSVLASGQGIDAGKRIVGRKRSIVTDTMGLLLAVLVTAASVQDSIAGTQLLDQVAVEHPRIRKVWVDGGYRQHLVEHAASLGIDMEITQRKPGTRGFAPIPKRWVVERTYGWLMLHRRLARDYETRPARSEAMIHIAMTDLMARRLTSENTISWRDPTPQTKQQIPG, encoded by the coding sequence ATGCCGAAGCGACGCCCGTATCCGAGTGATCTGTCCGATGCCCGCTGGGAGTTGATCGAGCCGGTCCTGGCGGCCTGGCGTTTCGAGCGCCGCGGCCGGGCCCTGGACTTCGGCCGGCCACCGGAACACGATCTGCGCGACATCATGGACGCGATCTTGTACGTGGACCGTACCGGGGTTCAGTGGCGCTACCTTCCGCACGACTTCCCGCACTGGAACACGGTCTACGGCTATTTCGCCAGGTGGCAGCAGGAAGGCGTGTTCGCCCAGCTCAATGGCCTGCTCAGGCAACTCTTACGGCAGAAGGAAGGACGGGAGGCCGAACCGTCGGCCTGCGTGATCGACGCGCAGAGCGTGAAAACCTCCACCAGCGTGCTCGCCTCCGGCCAGGGCATCGATGCCGGGAAGAGGATCGTCGGGAGGAAGCGGAGCATCGTCACCGACACGATGGGCCTTCTCCTTGCCGTGCTGGTCACCGCGGCGAGCGTGCAGGACTCCATCGCCGGCACCCAACTCCTGGACCAGGTCGCCGTCGAACATCCCCGCATCCGCAAGGTGTGGGTCGACGGCGGCTACCGCCAGCACCTCGTCGAGCACGCCGCCAGCCTCGGCATCGACATGGAAATCACGCAACGCAAGCCTGGGACCAGGGGGTTCGCCCCGATCCCGAAGCGGTGGGTGGTCGAGCGGACCTACGGCTGGCTCATGCTCCACCGCCGCCTGGCCCGCGACTACGAAACCAGGCCCGCCCGCTCCGAAGCCATGATCCACATCGCCATGACAGACCTCATGGCCCGCCGCCTCACCAGCGAGAACACCATCTCCTGGCGCGACCCGACACCGCAGACCAAACAGCAGATTCCGGGATGA
- a CDS encoding DUF6879 family protein, with amino-acid sequence MTRTPTFEELFRDCQRTAVHLEMRDAYMKSDPAFVDWKAGQALDPAERWADWHTLVSAATSRGVEVRRARIVSTPLSEYIRFEYDVTDGLNIAAGEDVRWLSRRSATDLALPGNDFWLFDSSLVLVNHFDGDGENMEVELTDAPEVAKLCESAFEAVWQRATPHAQFALA; translated from the coding sequence ATGACGAGGACACCGACGTTTGAGGAGCTGTTCCGCGACTGCCAGAGGACCGCGGTCCACCTGGAGATGCGCGACGCCTACATGAAGTCGGACCCGGCCTTCGTCGACTGGAAAGCCGGCCAGGCCCTCGACCCCGCCGAGCGGTGGGCCGACTGGCACACCCTCGTCTCCGCCGCCACTTCCCGAGGGGTCGAAGTACGCCGGGCGCGAATCGTCTCGACGCCGCTCAGCGAGTACATCCGCTTCGAGTACGACGTGACCGACGGGCTGAACATCGCCGCCGGCGAAGACGTGCGCTGGCTCTCGCGCCGCAGCGCGACGGACCTCGCGCTGCCGGGCAACGACTTCTGGCTGTTCGACTCCAGCCTGGTCCTCGTCAACCACTTCGACGGCGACGGCGAGAACATGGAGGTGGAGCTCACGGATGCCCCCGAGGTGGCGAAGCTCTGTGAGTCAGCTTTCGAGGCCGTGTGGCAGCGGGCGACACCGCACGCGCAGTTCGCACTGGCCTGA
- a CDS encoding ABC transporter permease: MYELFKNLGGWLTSGAQWSGSDGIAHRLAEHLQYSLLATLIAAAIGLPLGLLIGHTGKGAFLAINLASFGRALPTVGLVVLVFLAGGLSMLPVYVALVALAVPAIVTNTYAGMTAVDPDVKDAARGQGMRGHQVLFQVELPLALPLIMTGLRLALIQVVATATIAAYVSFGGLGRYVFDGLAQRDLVQVLGGAVLVAVVAVVLDLLLSTLQRFLFRHRTA, from the coding sequence ATGTACGAACTCTTCAAGAACCTCGGCGGCTGGCTCACCAGCGGCGCCCAGTGGTCCGGCTCGGACGGCATTGCCCACCGCCTCGCCGAGCACCTCCAGTACTCCCTCCTCGCCACGCTCATCGCGGCCGCCATCGGCCTCCCGCTGGGCCTGCTGATCGGCCACACGGGCAAGGGCGCGTTCCTCGCCATCAACCTGGCGTCGTTCGGCCGCGCGCTGCCCACCGTCGGCCTGGTCGTGCTGGTCTTCCTGGCCGGCGGACTGTCCATGCTCCCGGTCTACGTCGCCCTGGTCGCCCTGGCGGTCCCGGCGATCGTCACCAACACCTACGCCGGGATGACCGCCGTCGACCCGGACGTGAAGGACGCGGCGCGCGGGCAGGGCATGCGCGGCCACCAGGTCCTGTTCCAGGTCGAGTTGCCGCTCGCCCTCCCGCTGATCATGACGGGCCTGCGCCTGGCGCTCATCCAGGTCGTCGCCACCGCCACGATCGCCGCGTACGTCTCCTTCGGCGGCCTCGGCCGGTACGTCTTCGACGGCCTCGCCCAGCGCGACCTCGTGCAGGTGCTCGGCGGCGCGGTGCTGGTCGCCGTCGTGGCCGTCGTACTCGATCTGCTGCTGAGCACCCTCCAGCGCTTCCTCTTCCGACACCGCACCGCCTAG
- a CDS encoding LacI family DNA-binding transcriptional regulator, with amino-acid sequence MQPSTGTPRWPTFAERAGVSTSTVSRTLRGLSTVSPEVRARVEKAAREIDFAVSRQAASLVTGRTGTVAVMVPTLNAWFTGSALSSLAPLLRAAGLQLNVYEIPDLAERTAFFEHLPARRNADALLVFSFDLTDEETARLDDLGMPVIYVSAHVDGRPSVYVDDVAGALHGTRHLLNLGHRRIAFVTTEGASGFTFSSNERLLGYQQALTEAGVPLDDDLVVSTRPGSKRAAAEALGTLLSLREPPTAIFAEQDEVAVALIWNLRRTRIAVPERVSVLGFDDQPLADWFDLSTVAQSPSEMARLAGELALKLIDDSDGDQERHIVLPTHVIPRGSTAPVAARPAGDQSARAAEGQSAGSASE; translated from the coding sequence CTGCAGCCCAGCACCGGCACCCCACGATGGCCGACGTTCGCCGAACGGGCCGGGGTCTCCACCTCCACCGTGTCCCGCACGCTGCGCGGCCTGTCCACGGTCTCGCCGGAGGTGCGCGCCCGGGTCGAGAAGGCCGCGCGCGAGATCGACTTCGCGGTGTCACGGCAGGCGGCGAGCCTGGTCACGGGCAGGACCGGCACGGTCGCCGTGATGGTGCCCACGCTCAACGCGTGGTTCACGGGATCCGCGCTGTCCAGCCTGGCCCCGCTGCTACGGGCGGCCGGCCTCCAGCTCAACGTCTACGAGATCCCGGACCTGGCCGAGCGCACGGCGTTCTTCGAGCACCTCCCGGCGCGCCGCAACGCCGACGCGCTGCTGGTGTTCTCCTTCGACCTCACCGACGAGGAGACGGCGCGGCTGGACGACCTCGGCATGCCGGTGATCTACGTCAGCGCGCACGTCGACGGACGTCCGAGCGTCTACGTCGACGACGTCGCCGGCGCCCTGCACGGCACCCGGCACCTGCTCAACCTCGGCCACCGCCGGATCGCCTTCGTCACCACCGAGGGCGCGAGCGGCTTCACCTTCAGCTCCAACGAGCGGTTGCTGGGCTACCAGCAGGCGCTCACCGAGGCGGGTGTGCCGCTCGACGACGACCTGGTGGTGTCCACGCGGCCCGGCAGCAAGCGCGCCGCCGCCGAGGCGCTCGGCACCCTGCTGAGCCTGCGCGAGCCGCCGACCGCGATCTTCGCCGAGCAGGACGAGGTCGCCGTCGCTCTCATCTGGAACCTCCGCAGGACCCGGATCGCCGTGCCCGAGCGTGTCTCGGTCCTGGGCTTCGACGATCAGCCGCTGGCGGACTGGTTCGACCTGTCGACGGTGGCGCAGTCGCCCTCGGAGATGGCCCGGCTGGCGGGGGAACTGGCCCTGAAGCTCATCGACGACTCGGACGGCGACCAGGAACGCCACATCGTCCTGCCGACGCACGTGATTCCCCGGGGGTCGACGGCTCCGGTGGCCGCGAGGCCGGCGGGGGATCAGTCCGCGAGGGCGGCGGAGGGTCAGTCCGCCGGCTCGGCGAGCGAGTAG
- a CDS encoding ABC transporter ATP-binding protein: MIQFDAVHKRFPNGTTAVHDLTLDMAEGGVTVLVGSSGCGKTTTLRMINRMVEPTSGTIRVGGKDVTRQDAAELRRSIGYVIQQAGLFPHRTVLDNIATVPLLLGHGRRKARARAAELLRTVGLPEETGKRYPHQLSGGQQQRVGVARALAADPPVLLMDEPFGAVDPVVRTQLQDELLRLQKELSKTIVFVTHDIDEAVRLGDRIAIFRTGGHLVQCASPTELLARPADAFVADFLGAERGLKLLSLKTLAAVPQGPAPEGGPWALVLDAANKPLHWASGDAELPVRPLRDDDSLLSALNESIASPTGLIARVDADGVLTGVSSRDEIHQHAGQAHTEARVAA; the protein is encoded by the coding sequence ATGATCCAGTTCGACGCGGTCCACAAGCGCTTCCCCAACGGCACGACAGCAGTCCACGACCTCACCCTCGACATGGCGGAAGGCGGCGTAACCGTCCTCGTCGGATCCTCCGGTTGCGGCAAGACGACCACCCTGCGCATGATCAACCGGATGGTCGAGCCGACCTCCGGCACCATCCGCGTGGGCGGCAAGGACGTCACCCGGCAGGACGCCGCCGAACTGCGCCGCTCCATCGGATACGTCATCCAGCAGGCCGGCCTCTTCCCGCACCGCACGGTGCTCGACAACATCGCCACCGTGCCGCTGCTCCTGGGCCACGGCCGCAGGAAGGCCCGGGCCCGCGCGGCCGAGCTGCTGCGGACCGTGGGTCTGCCGGAGGAAACCGGCAAGCGCTACCCGCACCAGCTCTCCGGCGGCCAGCAGCAGCGCGTCGGCGTGGCCCGCGCGCTCGCCGCCGACCCTCCGGTACTCCTCATGGACGAGCCGTTCGGCGCGGTCGACCCGGTCGTGCGCACCCAGCTCCAGGACGAACTGCTCCGGCTCCAGAAGGAGTTGAGCAAGACCATCGTCTTCGTCACCCACGACATCGACGAGGCCGTACGACTGGGCGACCGGATCGCGATCTTCCGTACCGGTGGCCACCTGGTCCAGTGCGCCTCACCCACCGAACTCCTGGCCCGCCCCGCCGACGCGTTCGTGGCAGACTTCCTCGGCGCCGAGCGCGGCCTGAAGCTGCTCTCGCTGAAGACCCTGGCGGCCGTCCCGCAGGGCCCGGCCCCGGAAGGCGGCCCCTGGGCCCTGGTACTCGACGCGGCGAACAAACCCCTGCACTGGGCCTCGGGCGATGCCGAACTCCCCGTACGACCGCTCAGGGACGACGACTCCCTGCTGTCGGCCCTCAACGAGTCCATCGCCTCCCCCACCGGCCTGATAGCCCGCGTCGACGCCGACGGCGTCCTCACCGGCGTCTCGTCCCGTGACGAGATCCACCAGCACGCCGGGCAGGCCCACACGGAAGCCCGGGTGGCCGCGTGA
- a CDS encoding ABC transporter substrate-binding protein yields the protein MNRRTLLGSLFAAASVPALSSCASGITSLDNQGTTSGGGSSKGGVTIGTANFTENQVLGYLYAAVLTAAGVKTNVRPNLGTREILIPAMKGGDIDLLPEYQGALLHYLAPRATETEEGEMQNALAVALPAGLQVLPYGMAEDSDAFVVTRGTAEKYGLTSLADLKKQNGKLVIGAAPEVKKRQVGVVGLKEVYGAEFKEFRSLDSSGPLVKGALKKGDVDVANLFTTDTDIQANDWVVLTDPENLIPGQHVVPLIADRKADSAVRKALARLGNVLTTAQLTELNRQVDKDKKDPEDVANTFAKQHGLA from the coding sequence ATGAACCGACGCACTCTCCTCGGCAGCCTCTTCGCAGCCGCGTCCGTCCCCGCCCTCTCCTCCTGCGCGAGCGGCATCACCTCCCTCGACAACCAGGGCACGACCTCCGGCGGCGGCTCCAGCAAGGGCGGAGTCACCATCGGAACCGCCAACTTCACCGAGAACCAGGTGCTGGGGTATCTGTACGCGGCTGTGCTCACGGCAGCCGGTGTGAAGACGAACGTCCGCCCGAACCTCGGCACCCGCGAGATCCTCATCCCCGCCATGAAGGGCGGCGACATCGACCTCCTGCCGGAGTACCAGGGCGCCCTCCTGCACTACCTCGCCCCGAGGGCGACGGAGACCGAGGAGGGCGAGATGCAGAACGCCCTCGCCGTCGCGCTCCCCGCCGGCCTCCAGGTGCTGCCGTACGGCATGGCCGAGGACTCGGACGCCTTCGTGGTCACGCGGGGGACGGCGGAGAAGTACGGCCTGACCTCCCTGGCCGATCTGAAAAAGCAGAACGGCAAGCTGGTCATCGGCGCGGCGCCGGAGGTGAAGAAGCGACAGGTGGGTGTGGTGGGCCTCAAGGAGGTCTACGGCGCGGAGTTCAAGGAGTTCAGGTCCCTCGACTCCTCCGGTCCCCTGGTCAAGGGCGCCCTGAAGAAGGGCGACGTCGATGTGGCGAACCTCTTCACCACGGACACCGACATCCAGGCCAACGACTGGGTGGTGCTGACGGACCCCGAGAACCTCATCCCCGGCCAGCATGTCGTCCCGCTCATCGCCGACCGCAAGGCCGACTCCGCGGTCCGCAAGGCCCTGGCCCGTCTCGGCAACGTCCTCACCACGGCCCAGCTCACCGAGCTCAACCGCCAGGTCGACAAGGACAAGAAGGACCCGGAAGACGTGGCGAACACCTTCGCGAAGCAGCACGGGCTGGCCTGA
- a CDS encoding ABC transporter permease, with amino-acid sequence MTIDWSWIGDHTDDLATLTVSHLQAALSAVLFGVLISLPLAVVAHRIRPLRGFLLGISNVLFTIPSIAIFVLLLPVSGLTRTTTVIGLTVYTLVVLLRNTVEGLDSVPVKTKEAAKAMGTRPLRTLLTVELPLALPVIMAGVRIATVMSISLVSVATYIGDGGLGQLFTDGFQRNFPTPVIAGVVLTILLAVVADAALVAVQYVLTPWRRRRA; translated from the coding sequence GTGACGATCGACTGGTCGTGGATCGGCGACCACACCGACGACCTCGCCACCCTCACGGTCTCCCACCTCCAGGCCGCCCTGTCCGCCGTCCTCTTCGGAGTGCTGATCTCGCTCCCCCTGGCAGTGGTCGCCCACCGGATCCGCCCTCTGCGCGGCTTCCTGCTCGGCATCTCGAACGTCCTGTTCACGATCCCGTCGATCGCGATCTTCGTGCTCCTGCTGCCGGTCAGCGGCCTCACCCGCACCACCACCGTGATCGGCCTGACGGTCTACACGCTGGTCGTGCTCCTCCGGAACACCGTGGAGGGCCTCGACTCGGTCCCCGTGAAGACGAAGGAGGCGGCGAAGGCGATGGGCACGCGCCCCCTGCGCACGCTGCTGACGGTCGAGTTGCCCCTGGCGCTCCCCGTGATCATGGCGGGCGTCCGCATCGCGACGGTCATGTCCATCTCCCTCGTCTCGGTCGCGACCTACATCGGCGACGGCGGCCTCGGGCAGCTCTTCACCGACGGCTTCCAGCGCAACTTCCCGACGCCGGTGATCGCGGGAGTGGTCCTCACGATCCTCCTGGCCGTGGTCGCGGACGCGGCCCTGGTCGCCGTCCAGTACGTCCTGACCCCCTGGCGGAGGCGGCGAGCCTGA
- a CDS encoding NUDIX hydrolase, translated as MSVKDDQIIRELSHYVHEPPADRMALLPVYDAARDHSQRRTCTHDQRCPLVVTGAVVVDEHNRLLCLRHEGGYALAEAAPEEADDSLSGAALHLLAEAVGIRDVWTQPGTEGPFLVDMARPGQHSYGSRLRVGIRYLFRSHSRAVFPAAIETGAAAWVPLAKIGIASVRSRVERHLIGTG; from the coding sequence GTGAGCGTCAAGGACGACCAGATCATCCGGGAGCTCTCCCACTACGTCCACGAGCCCCCCGCCGACAGGATGGCGCTGCTGCCGGTCTACGACGCGGCCCGCGACCACTCGCAGCGCCGCACCTGCACCCACGACCAGCGCTGCCCCCTCGTAGTCACAGGAGCCGTCGTCGTCGACGAGCACAATCGCCTCCTGTGCCTGCGGCACGAGGGAGGCTATGCCCTCGCGGAGGCGGCGCCAGAGGAAGCGGACGACTCCCTCAGCGGGGCGGCCCTGCACCTCCTGGCCGAAGCGGTCGGCATCAGGGACGTCTGGACACAGCCCGGCACCGAAGGGCCCTTCTTGGTCGACATGGCCCGGCCTGGGCAGCACAGTTACGGCTCTCGCCTCCGGGTCGGCATTCGCTACCTCTTCCGTTCCCACTCGCGCGCCGTGTTCCCGGCAGCGATCGAGACGGGTGCGGCGGCATGGGTGCCTCTCGCGAAGATAGGGATTGCGTCAGTCCGCAGCCGCGTGGAACGCCACCTGATCGGAACCGGATGA
- a CDS encoding carbohydrate ABC transporter permease, which yields MTEAVAPPGAPTQAGPPVRRGRATAGAGRLAALLVSPTLLVLTVVVLYPTLMALKESLYGAKGLDPATGFISDTEPFVGLGNYAEIFGEAGARFWNAFWNTTFFTVVTVGLETVIGVAMALIMHRAFRGRALVRAGILVPWAVPTAISGLLWRWIFNSDGVANALLGQQILWTTEGFHAKVAVIVAEVWKTAPFIGLLVLAGLQVIPREVYEAARMDGARPVRQFWHITLPLVKPALLVAVLFRCMDALRMFDLPYILVGAQKHSVETLSMLAQNEASNVRFGPASAYAVILFLYVFLIALAFVRLLGTDLAGGAPGARRRGKEVAA from the coding sequence ATGACCGAGGCGGTGGCACCGCCCGGGGCCCCCACGCAGGCCGGGCCGCCGGTGCGGCGGGGGCGGGCGACCGCGGGTGCCGGGCGGCTGGCCGCGCTGCTCGTCTCCCCCACCCTGCTGGTGCTCACGGTCGTCGTGCTCTACCCGACCCTGATGGCGCTCAAGGAGTCGCTGTACGGGGCGAAGGGCCTGGACCCGGCGACCGGGTTCATCAGCGACACCGAGCCGTTCGTCGGGCTGGGCAACTACGCCGAGATCTTCGGCGAGGCCGGGGCGCGCTTCTGGAACGCCTTCTGGAACACCACGTTCTTCACGGTCGTCACCGTCGGTCTGGAGACCGTGATCGGCGTGGCCATGGCGCTGATCATGCACCGGGCGTTCAGGGGCCGGGCGCTGGTGCGGGCCGGGATCCTGGTGCCCTGGGCGGTGCCGACGGCGATCTCCGGACTGCTGTGGCGGTGGATCTTCAACAGCGACGGCGTCGCCAACGCGCTGCTCGGACAGCAGATCCTGTGGACCACCGAGGGCTTCCACGCCAAGGTCGCCGTCATCGTCGCCGAGGTGTGGAAGACCGCGCCCTTCATCGGGCTGCTGGTGCTCGCCGGTCTCCAGGTGATCCCCCGGGAGGTCTACGAGGCGGCCCGGATGGACGGGGCCCGGCCGGTGCGGCAGTTCTGGCACATCACCCTGCCGCTGGTGAAGCCCGCGCTGCTGGTGGCGGTGCTGTTCCGCTGCATGGACGCGCTGCGGATGTTCGACCTGCCCTACATCCTCGTCGGCGCGCAGAAGCACTCGGTGGAGACGCTGTCGATGCTCGCGCAGAACGAGGCGTCCAACGTCCGCTTCGGACCGGCCTCCGCCTATGCGGTGATCCTCTTCCTCTATGTGTTCCTGATCGCGCTGGCCTTCGTCCGGCTGCTCGGGACCGATCTCGCCGGGGGCGCGCCCGGTGCAAGGCGCCGTGGCAAGGAGGTGGCGGCATGA
- a CDS encoding ABC transporter substrate-binding protein: MTTRTTSSAAALTAAGLLLTACGSSGGGSGQAGTPSFEGRGPITYVAGKDTTGTVQPMLDRWNAAHPKEKVTFIQLPTDPDAQRQQMIQNAETKSDAYTVLSLDVVWTSEFAAHQWIDRLPEKRYPLAKMLKPVVETSRYRGGLYAVPSSSDGGMLYYRTDLLKKAGVAGPPTTWAQMTAACAKVKKLPEAKGMSCYAGQFQKYEGLTVNFAEAVNSAGGTVTDAAGKPDVDTPEAREGLDFLARSFKDGTIPKKAITYQEEDGRQAFQSGDLVFLRNWPYVYSLAQKSGIKGKFAVAPLPGLNGPGSSSLGGHNMAVSSSAKNKATALDFIEFMTSEKNTRTLLEDASLAPPYASLYDDRALVGQYPYLPVLKESIVRAAPRPRVVPYGDVTAAVQQEAYAVLNGDKSSAQALRDLQKALGKAVAR; this comes from the coding sequence GTGACGACCAGAACCACCAGCAGCGCCGCCGCCCTCACCGCCGCAGGGCTCCTCCTCACCGCCTGCGGCTCCTCGGGCGGCGGCTCCGGACAGGCCGGGACCCCGTCGTTCGAGGGGCGCGGCCCCATCACGTACGTGGCCGGCAAGGACACCACCGGCACCGTCCAGCCGATGCTCGACCGCTGGAACGCGGCGCACCCGAAGGAGAAGGTCACCTTCATCCAGCTGCCGACCGACCCGGACGCCCAGCGGCAGCAGATGATCCAGAACGCGGAGACGAAGTCCGACGCCTACACGGTGCTGTCCCTCGACGTCGTGTGGACCTCGGAGTTCGCCGCCCACCAATGGATCGACCGGCTGCCCGAGAAGCGGTATCCGCTGGCGAAGATGCTGAAGCCGGTGGTGGAGACCTCGCGGTACCGGGGCGGGCTGTACGCGGTGCCGTCCAGTTCGGACGGCGGCATGCTCTACTACCGCACCGATCTGCTGAAGAAGGCCGGCGTCGCGGGGCCGCCCACCACCTGGGCGCAGATGACCGCCGCCTGCGCCAAGGTGAAGAAGCTGCCCGAGGCGAAGGGCATGTCCTGCTACGCCGGGCAGTTCCAGAAGTACGAGGGCCTGACGGTGAACTTCGCCGAGGCGGTGAACTCCGCGGGCGGCACCGTCACCGACGCCGCCGGCAAGCCGGACGTCGACACCCCCGAGGCCCGCGAGGGCCTGGACTTCCTGGCCCGTTCCTTCAAGGACGGGACGATCCCGAAGAAGGCCATCACCTACCAGGAGGAGGACGGCCGGCAGGCCTTCCAGTCCGGCGATCTGGTCTTCCTGCGCAACTGGCCGTACGTGTACTCGCTGGCCCAGAAGAGCGGCATCAAGGGCAAGTTCGCGGTCGCGCCCCTGCCGGGCCTGAACGGTCCCGGTTCCTCCAGCCTCGGCGGCCACAACATGGCCGTGTCCTCCTCGGCGAAGAACAAGGCGACGGCCCTGGACTTCATCGAGTTCATGACGAGCGAGAAGAACACACGGACCCTGCTGGAGGACGCCTCCCTCGCCCCGCCGTACGCCTCGCTCTACGACGACCGGGCACTGGTCGGGCAGTACCCGTACCTGCCGGTGCTCAAGGAGTCCATCGTGCGGGCCGCCCCGCGTCCCCGGGTCGTGCCGTACGGCGATGTCACCGCGGCCGTCCAGCAGGAGGCGTACGCCGTGCTGAACGGGGACAAGAGCAGCGCGCAGGCACTGCGGGACCTGCAGAAGGCGCTGGGCAAGGCCGTGGCGCGGTGA
- a CDS encoding aromatic amino acid ammonia-lyase — protein sequence MPSQIVDAAGAGSSGHADPVVLDGLGLRVEDVVSLADGTARPEPGADAMKRVAESWDAARQIAATGRVYGRSTGVGANRNEDVPTEAAAEHGLRLLRSHAGAIGEELPARQVRALLAVRANQLLAGGAGLRPTMVTALCEALESGAYPVVNEFGSVGTGDIAALAQVGLALAGEHPWRAAGFSGAGGASGEPQGVVGAPEPQHLDNNDALAFISSNALTLAQAALALHELRGLLEATQVVGALSMLAIDGAHEAYAAPVHAARPHRGSIEVARRMRELLGAPDRPSPPLGRIQDPYGFRCLPQVHGPAHDAADALEEVVAIEINAAAENPLIAADDMAAYHHGGFYQAQLALALDHFRLALTQVARLSTSRLSTLNEPAYTRLRPFLADHEPASSGIMILEYAAGAALGDLRAFSAPASLGHAVLSRGVEEQASFASLAARQTLRACGAYRLVVGCELVAAARALRQRELRPDPDLPVGRALELALSVLDEEHADRPLTDDVTAAAALLDRFTDIWRGE from the coding sequence ATGCCGTCTCAGATCGTGGACGCGGCCGGTGCTGGGTCTTCCGGGCATGCCGACCCAGTGGTCCTCGACGGGCTCGGACTCCGGGTCGAGGACGTCGTAAGCCTCGCCGACGGGACGGCGCGTCCGGAACCCGGGGCCGACGCGATGAAGCGCGTGGCGGAGTCCTGGGACGCCGCCCGGCAGATCGCCGCGACCGGACGCGTCTACGGCCGCTCCACCGGGGTCGGCGCCAACCGGAACGAGGACGTGCCCACCGAGGCGGCCGCCGAGCACGGCCTCCGGCTGCTGCGCAGCCACGCCGGCGCCATCGGGGAGGAGCTGCCCGCCCGCCAGGTCCGCGCGCTGCTCGCCGTCCGCGCCAACCAGCTGCTCGCCGGGGGTGCGGGGCTGCGGCCGACCATGGTCACCGCGCTGTGCGAGGCGCTGGAGAGCGGGGCGTATCCGGTCGTCAACGAGTTCGGATCGGTGGGCACCGGGGACATCGCGGCACTGGCCCAGGTGGGACTGGCGCTGGCGGGTGAGCATCCATGGCGGGCGGCGGGCTTCTCGGGGGCGGGCGGCGCTTCCGGAGAGCCACAAGGTGTGGTGGGTGCCCCCGAGCCCCAGCACCTCGACAACAATGACGCCCTCGCCTTCATCAGCAGCAACGCCCTCACGCTCGCGCAGGCCGCGCTCGCTCTGCACGAACTGCGGGGGCTGCTGGAGGCCACCCAGGTTGTCGGCGCGCTGTCCATGCTGGCGATCGACGGGGCACACGAGGCGTACGCCGCGCCCGTGCACGCCGCCAGGCCGCACCGCGGCTCCATCGAAGTCGCCCGGCGGATGCGGGAGTTGCTCGGCGCCCCCGACCGGCCCTCCCCGCCGCTCGGGCGGATCCAGGACCCGTACGGCTTCCGCTGTCTGCCTCAGGTCCACGGTCCCGCCCATGACGCGGCCGACGCCCTGGAAGAGGTCGTCGCGATCGAGATCAACGCGGCCGCCGAAAACCCGCTGATCGCCGCCGACGACATGGCGGCCTACCACCACGGCGGCTTCTACCAGGCGCAACTCGCCCTCGCCCTGGACCACTTCAGACTCGCCCTGACCCAGGTGGCCCGGCTGTCGACGTCACGGCTCTCCACCCTCAACGAGCCCGCCTACACCCGCCTGCGCCCCTTCCTCGCCGACCACGAACCCGCCTCCTCCGGCATCATGATCCTGGAGTACGCGGCCGGCGCGGCCCTCGGCGATCTGCGGGCCTTCTCGGCGCCCGCGTCGCTCGGCCACGCCGTACTCTCCCGAGGCGTCGAGGAACAGGCCAGCTTCGCCTCGCTCGCCGCACGTCAGACGCTGCGTGCGTGCGGTGCGTATCGTCTGGTCGTCGGCTGCGAACTCGTCGCCGCGGCACGGGCGCTGCGCCAGCGCGAGCTCCGGCCGGATCCGGATCTTCCCGTGGGCCGCGCGCTGGAGCTCGCCCTGTCGGTGCTCGACGAGGAGCACGCCGACCGGCCGCTCACGGACGACGTGACGGCGGCGGCCGCACTGCTCGACCGGTTCACGGACATCTGGAGGGGCGAGTGA